A region of the Bombus pyrosoma isolate SC7728 linkage group LG15, ASM1482585v1, whole genome shotgun sequence genome:
TGGATCAGGAAAATTCAGGCAGACTCGGGCAAATCGACAATTTGAAATCGAATCGGATTGGCAGTAAACAGACGCTTTCGTCTTCGCTCAATAGTTTGATCTCCAATTCTCGAACTGATCATACCTGAATTTTTCTAACCCATCCTGTAATATACGACATACTTAATTTcaaactatttttaataaatatcaaacgtatcttttattgtcagtaattttatatactttactaaaatatataagattatgtaattattgattttctaatataatattatgttagaCTTAATATCAATGATAAGATATCAATGTTTAGACTTAAtaaaaactttaataaataaaactaatattcCTTATATCATATATCACAATGAATCGTAAAAGATATGATTTAGCcattatattgttttactGCTTACTTTTTCTACCCATTTATTCCaatatagttatattattattattattattattattgttcatTGCTGTTACTAGGTAAAATATGTTATGTAACGAAgataactttaaaaatataatcatgtattaaaatattatttttatatttaaattgactGTATAAGACATACatctaaaatacaaaatcGTGCTCTGCATACTGGACAAGTACATTTAGAAGATAACCATGTTTCAGGTGCATTTTCATCTTGTCTTGACGCAAacctataataaatatttttaataatatacctacattaaatatatatatatatatatatatttcacatacTAACCATTTTGCCATACATTCTAGGCACCACATTGGACGACAGTAACATACCATGCAGTCTTCAGGATTTCCACTTCCTATATCACTACTACAttgtttatgtaattttacatttgataGAGCTTGCATACATCCTATACATTGACTTAATTccttcaaacatttttatagtataattaGGTTTTATTtagtcaaataaaatattaaatttgtgaaaaaaaaaaataaaatacacatacCTCTGCATATCCATAATGTGGATTTTCTTGTACATgttctttaaaattatcaatgaaTTTATCAAGTAAAGTTTTATGAAATGTAATGTTTTGTAATATAGTGATGGGACGAGAGACTTTGTCTTGCagatttttaaaatcaaatacaTTTAATCGTATGTCAAAAGGCTGTGATCCTGTTCTAGTAGGTTTTACCTACACATCAATGGAACTTCAATTAATGAGAGATAAAGTCCTAATACAAATCAAAAATTCCTAGGGTAAAGACTAATttagaataacaaaatatacctcaatattaataaactgaACTTCTCCTCTTGTCACAGGTGACATTTCGTGAGTGTCACTTCTGTTAACTATTAAAGCTGTATCACTCTGATGGGCAACCATTATTGTATAAGGCAAAACTTTAATTATCCAATTATCAGTAGCTATTACGCATGTTATACTATTTGTAGTAAGTATTATCTTAtctattctaaaataaaatattaatgattgAGTCATCTTCaggaataatatattacaagaataataattctcaGTTTAATATATAACCTTTGATATTCTACATTAATATCAGAAGCTACTGTAGTCCATGGtatactgttattattgttattgctGTTACAGTAAACTGCAAGATTTTTTGCTATAGGATGCTTGCTCCAATTATTCATTGaccatattaaaattttagataaagTATATAGTGGTATCAATATAGAACAAGTAACAAATATTGACCATAAATTGACATGACTTAATAATACATTGACAGCGTCTATGTGTCCAAACAGAACTAAACCAAACGCATAAcctaattaaaagaaaaacttaTTTTAACAAACAGTACAACATTtagaataagagaaaaataaatatatttaccaaACGGGAGCATGGAATATATAAGTAATGTAATGACACTTTTTCTTATGTGATATTGcacaaaaaattcattttcactGCCTAacaaattcgaaaatatatcttttatggTTAGACCGGCTGACACAAATTCTGTAGGTGGATATATGATACATCCtgacattaaaatataaaacaaagtataaaacaaaaatgcagacattttttacaagatatgtttccaattatatattttcaccTTTTTGCTTGATGTTTACAGACttttacacatatatatttgatatttaatgatTAAATACTTTACTTCATCAACAATATTTAAAGAGCAATTACAGGTTAGATTCAACTATTATGACGAATCCttatgaaaattgttatttttcaaaacaaCTTAaatctttatgaatatttgttattgCATAAACATGTTACtgcgatattttacatatctaccttataatttacatCTCAAAAGTGATCTTTTAAGGCcgtattataacaaataaaataaaaataattctttcttaaaatatatacgtaatatgtgAAAATCAGCCTATAATTAGTTCTAGATACAGATATGCATGTATATAGTCAATGGTTTATGACTATGACAATTCGTAGGTTGTCTTTTATTGTTATGGGAAGTGTATACAAATATCCGTAAGCTTGTTCTCTTATAATTATGTTTACAGTTAtcaaataatcataatatatggcatataacattaaaacaatatgataaataaaattcctttcaTTGTCGTAAGTATTTaacgtttatatataaattcattatttatacttaCATGAAATCATTCTATTATGTtctcattattatattaaaatattgtaaattatgaatgaaaattatatgtttagttttacaagaattttgcttgaaattttgaattctgttcaaatatataattatatcaataattatcaaaatatataattgtatcaatgttttatatattttcaatgtttatacttaaaatatttgcttttataaataatttgtaaacgTTAATTTGTTAAGTTACTAATTCcgattttcttattaaataaaattgatattctttAGGTAAAAATCTGccttttttaaaatgaaagctattttattgtttttaattttaattcaaacaaGAGGAGAAACAATCCAGACATGTCCAAAGTATTGCACATGTAAACTTGGTGCACAAGCAGAATGGCTACGTATTAAATGTAGTAATGAATTGCAGAACATTAGGGATATCAATCTTGATAGTGTCAGTGTGGAATTAGTTCAATTGTAAGATTATAATACTAATTGTactattatcaattattctgTAGCACACAGAGTAATACTTATTTTtagttgtaatatttttattgtacttaatatatttcagaGATTTG
Encoded here:
- the LOC122575680 gene encoding E3 ubiquitin-protein ligase TM129 isoform X2 → MLPFGYAFGLVLFGHIDAVNVLLSHVNLWSIFVTCSILIPLYTLSKILIWSMNNWSKHPIAKNLAVYCNSNNNNNSIPWTTVASDINVEYQRIDKIILTTNSITCVIATDNWIIKVLPYTIMVAHQSDTALIVNRSDTHEMSPVTRGEVQFINIEVKPTRTGSQPFDIRLNVFDFKNLQDKVSRPITILQNITFHKTLLDKFIDNFKEHVQENPHYGYAEELSQCIGCMQALSNVKLHKQCSSDIGSGNPEDCMVCYCRPMWCLECMAKWFASRQDENAPETWLSSKCTCPVCRARFCILDVCLIQSI
- the LOC122575680 gene encoding E3 ubiquitin-protein ligase TM129 isoform X1; its protein translation is MSAFLFYTLFYILMSGCIIYPPTEFVSAGLTIKDIFSNLLGSENEFFVQYHIRKSVITLLIYSMLPFGYAFGLVLFGHIDAVNVLLSHVNLWSIFVTCSILIPLYTLSKILIWSMNNWSKHPIAKNLAVYCNSNNNNNSIPWTTVASDINVEYQRIDKIILTTNSITCVIATDNWIIKVLPYTIMVAHQSDTALIVNRSDTHEMSPVTRGEVQFINIEVKPTRTGSQPFDIRLNVFDFKNLQDKVSRPITILQNITFHKTLLDKFIDNFKEHVQENPHYGYAEELSQCIGCMQALSNVKLHKQCSSDIGSGNPEDCMVCYCRPMWCLECMAKWFASRQDENAPETWLSSKCTCPVCRARFCILDVCLIQSI